The Vitis vinifera cultivar Pinot Noir 40024 chromosome 12, ASM3070453v1 genome has a segment encoding these proteins:
- the LOC104880846 gene encoding uncharacterized protein LOC104880846 isoform X1, producing the protein MDRDCDEGEGGGGDGLPEIPMEAWEMIERVKEIMREYTDDEIYAMLLECEMDLNETVQRLLSPETFERVKEERERRKEEKIAEEKRLHDIGSSSDFGDRGGSHRHSENTSYKGESSDSAADEYKRQSIGAGDAISSAQSSQVLQPARPGARGRASVADIVRRGRPGTRRHVSKADVVGMGGPGANTSSLPITSTGTSPPLVGAVPEQCGVPNTSSPLITLDEACFPPLGRTPKRSSYHVTPPFVPSPVEAEPHQALHSPNPCDTAEMSQDCQPHEVEASVSSEQLAEYSASVSSAAAGLEKLSMEKGETLSGLPTAHSSLHKLNRLQCELGEATGALVDDSSSGNLDFRNPENHGDEQPRIIPDADRENSASSCARERQGIVGPSLSSEAHAYSDSLPSFQEPTEYSSRESEFFLQFMAEQIQSLRHSSGGSYSSRPTNFVPEDVRQDTFSVSGLPSQALPSIHIAPETTLPRPFALDPDTQHSVSLEHSDNMLAGPSPAQSYASIPSTFQQAHTDEDLSHLLLPELLQDIQQYRNRAPETTLPRPFALDPDTQHSVSLEHSDNMLAGPSPPPSYASIPSAFQQAHTDEDPSHLLLPELLQDIQQYRNRAPETTLPRPFALDPDTQHSVSLEHSDNMRAGPSPPPSYASIPSAFQQAHTNEDPSHLLLPELLQDIQQYRNRAPETTLPRPFALDPDTQHSVSLEHSDNMRAGPSPPPSYASIPSAFQQAHTNEDPSHLLLPELLQDIQQYRNRAPETTLPRPFALDPDTQHSVSLEHSDNMLAGPSPPPSYASIPSAFQQAHTDEDPSHLLLPELLQDIQQYRNRAPVSHLAQPPAGYGNFGGPTNIPPAGHRSFGAPTYIPPADHRSFGSPTYIPPTGHQSFRSLAYIPPAGHRSFGRPTYIPPTGHQSFRSPAYIPPAGHGRFGSATYIPPADYGSLGSPSNIPSRFLNNLPASMNLDEFLRSNEGAHFNPHQGGSSATWVRGPGGSRAIPPAAGSTHYYGLPEQNQQYPRDEGNQRLLQQHRSQGYQTPDGSQSRDPRGRWP; encoded by the exons ATGGACAGAGACTGTGACGAGGGTGAAGGTGGTGGGGGTGATGGGTTGCCAGAGATACCGATGGAAGCGTGGGAGATGATAGAGAGAGTGAAAGAGATTATGAGAGAATACACTGACGATGAAATCTATGCCATGCTTTTAGAATGTGAAATGGACCTAAACGAGACAGTTCAGAGGCTTTTGTCTCCAG AGACATTTGAAAGGGTGAAGGAGGAACGTGAAAGGAGAAAAGAG GAAAAGATCGCAGAAGAAAAAAGGCTTCATGACATTGGTAGCAGTTCAGATTTTGGGGATAGAGGTGGTAGTCATCGTCATTCTGAAAACACTTCCTACAAGGGAGAGAGTAG TGATTCTGCTGCTGATGAATATAAAAGACAATCAATAGGTGCAGGTGATGCCATCTCATCTGCTCAATCATCTCAAGTATTACAGCCTGCTCGCCCAGGGGCCAGGGGACGTGCTTCAGTGGCTGATATTGTGAGGAGGGGCAGACCAGGGACCAGGAGACATGTTTCAAAGGCTGATGTTGTAGGGATGGGCGGACCTGGTGCCAATACTTCCAGCCTGCCAATTACGTCAACTGGAACTTCTCCCCCTCTTGTTGGGGCAGTACCAGAACAATGTGGTGTGCCCAATACTTCCAGCCCGCTAATTACATTAGATGAAGCTTGTTTCCCACCTCTTGGAAGAACACCAAAACGATCCTCTTACCATGTCACTCCTCCCTTTGTTCCGTCACCAGTGGAGGCAGAACCACACCAAGCTTTGCATTCTCCAAATCCTTG TGATACAGCTGAAATGTCCCAGGACTGCCAGCCACATGAGGTCGAAGCATCTGTATCCAGTGAACAATTGGCAGAGTATAGCGCTTCAG TTTCATCAGCTGCTGCAGGCTTAGAGAAACTAAGTATGGAAAAAGGCGAAACACTGTCTGGTCTCCCTACTGCCCATTCTAGTTTACATAAATTAAACCGCTTACAATGTGAATTGGGAGAAGCCACTGGTGCACTAGTAGATGATTCATCATCTGGAAATTTGGACTTCAG AAATCCAGAGAATCATGGTGATGAGCAGCCCAGAATCATACCTGATGCTGATAGAGAAAATTCTGCATCATCTTGTGCAAGGGAGAGGCAAGGGATTGTGGGTCCTTCACTTTCGAGTGAAGCG CATGCATATTCAGATTCTCTACCAAGTTTCCAGGAGCCAACTGAATATTCTTCAAGAGAATCTGAATTCTTCTTGCAGTTCATGGCAGAACAAATACAGTCCTTAAGACACAGCAGTGGAGGATCATACAGCAGCAGACCAACTAATTTCGTGCCTGAG GATGTTAGACAGGACACCTTTTCTGTATCTGGGCTACCTTCTCAAGCTTTGCCTAGCATCCACATTGCTCCAGAAACTACACTTCCTAGGCCATTTGCATTGGACCCTGACACTCAACATTCAGTTTCCTTGGAACATTCTGATAACATGCTTGCTGGCCCTTCACCTGCTCAAAGCTATGCAAGTATTCCCTCCACTTTTCAGCAAGCACATACAGATGAAGATTTATCCCATCTACTTTTGCCGGAATTATTGCAAGATATTCAACAGTACAGAAATCGTGCTCCAGAAACTACACTTCCAAGGCCATTTGCATTGGACCCTGACACTCAACATTCAGTTTCCTTGGAACATTCTGATAACATGCTTGCTGGCCCTTCACCTCCTCCAAGCTATGCAAGTATTCCCTCCGCTTTTCAGCAAGCACATACAGATGAAGATCCATCCCATCTACTTTTGCCGGAATTATTGCAAGATATTCAACAGTACAGAAATCGTGCTCCAGAAACTACACTTCCTAGGCCATTTGCATTGGACCCTGACACTCAACATTCAGTTTCCTTGGAACATTCTGATAACATGCGTGCTGGCCCTTCACCTCCTCCAAGCTATGCAAGTATTCCCTCCGCTTTTCAGCAAGCACATACAAATGAAGATCCATCCCATCTACTTTTGCCGGAATTATTGCAAGATATTCAACAGTACAGAAATCGTGCTCCAGAAACTACACTTCCTAGGCCATTTGCATTGGACCCTGATACTCAACATTCAGTTTCCTTGGAACATTCTGATAACATGCGTGCTGGCCCTTCACCTCCTCCAAGCTATGCAAGTATTCCCTCCGCTTTTCAGCAAGCACATACAAATGAAGATCCATCCCATCTACTTTTGCCGGAATTATTGCAAGATATTCAACAGTACAGAAATCGTGCTCCAGAAACTACACTTCCAAGGCCATTTGCATTGGACCCTGACACTCAACATTCAGTTTCCTTGGAACATTCTGATAACATGCTTGCTGGCCCTTCACCTCCTCCAAGCTATGCAAGTATTCCCTCCGCTTTTCAGCAAGCACATACAGATGAAGATCCATCCCATCTACTTTTGCCGGAATTATTGCAAGATATTCAACAGTACAGAAATCGTGCTCCTGTGAGTCACTTGGCACAACCTCCTGCTGGTTATGGAAATTTTGGGGGTCCCACCAACATTCCTCCTGCTGGCCATCGAAGTTTTGGGGCTCCCACCTACATTCCTCCTGCTGATCATCGAAGTTTTGGGAGTCCCACCTACATTCCTCCTACTGGCCATCAAAGTTTTAGGAGTCTTGCCTACATTCCTCCTGCTGGTCATCGAAGTTTTGGGCGTCCCACCTACATTCCTCCTACTGGCCATCAAAGTTTTAGGAGTCCTGCCTACATTCCTCCTGCTGGTCATGGAAGATTTGGGAGTGCCACCTACATTCCTCCTGCAGATTATGGAAGTTTAGGGAGTCCCAGCAACATTCCTTCGAGATTTCTGAACAATTTACCTGCTTCCATGAACTTGGATGAATTTTTAAGGTCCAACGAGGGAGCTCATTTCAACCCTCATCAG GGTGGGAGTTCTGCTACCTGGGTTCGTGGGCCTGGTGGTTCAAGGGCAATACCTCCAGCTGCAGGCAGCACTCATTATTATGGTTTGCCGGAACAGAATCAACAGTACCCCAGAGATGAAGGGAATCAGCGGCTCTTGCAACAGCATAGATCTCAAGGGTACCAAACTCCTGATGGATCTCAATCAAGGGACCCACGAGGACGATGGCCATGA
- the LOC104880846 gene encoding formin-like protein 20 isoform X2, whose product MDRDCDEGEGGGGDGLPEIPMEAWEMIERVKEIMREYTDDEIYAMLLECEMDLNETVQRLLSPETFERVKEERERRKEEKIAEEKRLHDIGSSSDFGDRGGSHRHSENTSYKGESSDSAADEYKRQSIGAGDAISSAQSSQVLQPARPGARGRASVADIVRRGRPGTRRHVSKADVVGMGGPGANTSSLPITSTGTSPPLVGAVPEQCGVPNTSSPLITLDEACFPPLGRTPKRSSYHVTPPFVPSPVEAEPHQALHSPNPCDTAEMSQDCQPHEVEASVSSEQLAEYSASAAAGLEKLSMEKGETLSGLPTAHSSLHKLNRLQCELGEATGALVDDSSSGNLDFRNPENHGDEQPRIIPDADRENSASSCARERQGIVGPSLSSEAHAYSDSLPSFQEPTEYSSRESEFFLQFMAEQIQSLRHSSGGSYSSRPTNFVPEDVRQDTFSVSGLPSQALPSIHIAPETTLPRPFALDPDTQHSVSLEHSDNMLAGPSPAQSYASIPSTFQQAHTDEDLSHLLLPELLQDIQQYRNRAPETTLPRPFALDPDTQHSVSLEHSDNMLAGPSPPPSYASIPSAFQQAHTDEDPSHLLLPELLQDIQQYRNRAPETTLPRPFALDPDTQHSVSLEHSDNMRAGPSPPPSYASIPSAFQQAHTNEDPSHLLLPELLQDIQQYRNRAPETTLPRPFALDPDTQHSVSLEHSDNMRAGPSPPPSYASIPSAFQQAHTNEDPSHLLLPELLQDIQQYRNRAPETTLPRPFALDPDTQHSVSLEHSDNMLAGPSPPPSYASIPSAFQQAHTDEDPSHLLLPELLQDIQQYRNRAPVSHLAQPPAGYGNFGGPTNIPPAGHRSFGAPTYIPPADHRSFGSPTYIPPTGHQSFRSLAYIPPAGHRSFGRPTYIPPTGHQSFRSPAYIPPAGHGRFGSATYIPPADYGSLGSPSNIPSRFLNNLPASMNLDEFLRSNEGAHFNPHQGGSSATWVRGPGGSRAIPPAAGSTHYYGLPEQNQQYPRDEGNQRLLQQHRSQGYQTPDGSQSRDPRGRWP is encoded by the exons ATGGACAGAGACTGTGACGAGGGTGAAGGTGGTGGGGGTGATGGGTTGCCAGAGATACCGATGGAAGCGTGGGAGATGATAGAGAGAGTGAAAGAGATTATGAGAGAATACACTGACGATGAAATCTATGCCATGCTTTTAGAATGTGAAATGGACCTAAACGAGACAGTTCAGAGGCTTTTGTCTCCAG AGACATTTGAAAGGGTGAAGGAGGAACGTGAAAGGAGAAAAGAG GAAAAGATCGCAGAAGAAAAAAGGCTTCATGACATTGGTAGCAGTTCAGATTTTGGGGATAGAGGTGGTAGTCATCGTCATTCTGAAAACACTTCCTACAAGGGAGAGAGTAG TGATTCTGCTGCTGATGAATATAAAAGACAATCAATAGGTGCAGGTGATGCCATCTCATCTGCTCAATCATCTCAAGTATTACAGCCTGCTCGCCCAGGGGCCAGGGGACGTGCTTCAGTGGCTGATATTGTGAGGAGGGGCAGACCAGGGACCAGGAGACATGTTTCAAAGGCTGATGTTGTAGGGATGGGCGGACCTGGTGCCAATACTTCCAGCCTGCCAATTACGTCAACTGGAACTTCTCCCCCTCTTGTTGGGGCAGTACCAGAACAATGTGGTGTGCCCAATACTTCCAGCCCGCTAATTACATTAGATGAAGCTTGTTTCCCACCTCTTGGAAGAACACCAAAACGATCCTCTTACCATGTCACTCCTCCCTTTGTTCCGTCACCAGTGGAGGCAGAACCACACCAAGCTTTGCATTCTCCAAATCCTTG TGATACAGCTGAAATGTCCCAGGACTGCCAGCCACATGAGGTCGAAGCATCTGTATCCAGTGAACAATTGGCAGAGTATAGCGCTTCAG CTGCTGCAGGCTTAGAGAAACTAAGTATGGAAAAAGGCGAAACACTGTCTGGTCTCCCTACTGCCCATTCTAGTTTACATAAATTAAACCGCTTACAATGTGAATTGGGAGAAGCCACTGGTGCACTAGTAGATGATTCATCATCTGGAAATTTGGACTTCAG AAATCCAGAGAATCATGGTGATGAGCAGCCCAGAATCATACCTGATGCTGATAGAGAAAATTCTGCATCATCTTGTGCAAGGGAGAGGCAAGGGATTGTGGGTCCTTCACTTTCGAGTGAAGCG CATGCATATTCAGATTCTCTACCAAGTTTCCAGGAGCCAACTGAATATTCTTCAAGAGAATCTGAATTCTTCTTGCAGTTCATGGCAGAACAAATACAGTCCTTAAGACACAGCAGTGGAGGATCATACAGCAGCAGACCAACTAATTTCGTGCCTGAG GATGTTAGACAGGACACCTTTTCTGTATCTGGGCTACCTTCTCAAGCTTTGCCTAGCATCCACATTGCTCCAGAAACTACACTTCCTAGGCCATTTGCATTGGACCCTGACACTCAACATTCAGTTTCCTTGGAACATTCTGATAACATGCTTGCTGGCCCTTCACCTGCTCAAAGCTATGCAAGTATTCCCTCCACTTTTCAGCAAGCACATACAGATGAAGATTTATCCCATCTACTTTTGCCGGAATTATTGCAAGATATTCAACAGTACAGAAATCGTGCTCCAGAAACTACACTTCCAAGGCCATTTGCATTGGACCCTGACACTCAACATTCAGTTTCCTTGGAACATTCTGATAACATGCTTGCTGGCCCTTCACCTCCTCCAAGCTATGCAAGTATTCCCTCCGCTTTTCAGCAAGCACATACAGATGAAGATCCATCCCATCTACTTTTGCCGGAATTATTGCAAGATATTCAACAGTACAGAAATCGTGCTCCAGAAACTACACTTCCTAGGCCATTTGCATTGGACCCTGACACTCAACATTCAGTTTCCTTGGAACATTCTGATAACATGCGTGCTGGCCCTTCACCTCCTCCAAGCTATGCAAGTATTCCCTCCGCTTTTCAGCAAGCACATACAAATGAAGATCCATCCCATCTACTTTTGCCGGAATTATTGCAAGATATTCAACAGTACAGAAATCGTGCTCCAGAAACTACACTTCCTAGGCCATTTGCATTGGACCCTGATACTCAACATTCAGTTTCCTTGGAACATTCTGATAACATGCGTGCTGGCCCTTCACCTCCTCCAAGCTATGCAAGTATTCCCTCCGCTTTTCAGCAAGCACATACAAATGAAGATCCATCCCATCTACTTTTGCCGGAATTATTGCAAGATATTCAACAGTACAGAAATCGTGCTCCAGAAACTACACTTCCAAGGCCATTTGCATTGGACCCTGACACTCAACATTCAGTTTCCTTGGAACATTCTGATAACATGCTTGCTGGCCCTTCACCTCCTCCAAGCTATGCAAGTATTCCCTCCGCTTTTCAGCAAGCACATACAGATGAAGATCCATCCCATCTACTTTTGCCGGAATTATTGCAAGATATTCAACAGTACAGAAATCGTGCTCCTGTGAGTCACTTGGCACAACCTCCTGCTGGTTATGGAAATTTTGGGGGTCCCACCAACATTCCTCCTGCTGGCCATCGAAGTTTTGGGGCTCCCACCTACATTCCTCCTGCTGATCATCGAAGTTTTGGGAGTCCCACCTACATTCCTCCTACTGGCCATCAAAGTTTTAGGAGTCTTGCCTACATTCCTCCTGCTGGTCATCGAAGTTTTGGGCGTCCCACCTACATTCCTCCTACTGGCCATCAAAGTTTTAGGAGTCCTGCCTACATTCCTCCTGCTGGTCATGGAAGATTTGGGAGTGCCACCTACATTCCTCCTGCAGATTATGGAAGTTTAGGGAGTCCCAGCAACATTCCTTCGAGATTTCTGAACAATTTACCTGCTTCCATGAACTTGGATGAATTTTTAAGGTCCAACGAGGGAGCTCATTTCAACCCTCATCAG GGTGGGAGTTCTGCTACCTGGGTTCGTGGGCCTGGTGGTTCAAGGGCAATACCTCCAGCTGCAGGCAGCACTCATTATTATGGTTTGCCGGAACAGAATCAACAGTACCCCAGAGATGAAGGGAATCAGCGGCTCTTGCAACAGCATAGATCTCAAGGGTACCAAACTCCTGATGGATCTCAATCAAGGGACCCACGAGGACGATGGCCATGA